A genomic window from Lineus longissimus chromosome 17, tnLinLong1.2, whole genome shotgun sequence includes:
- the LOC135501903 gene encoding serine/threonine-protein phosphatase 6 regulatory ankyrin repeat subunit B-like → MDILIIASAIGNKEVVDLLIKAGANIECKDNGGNTPIIIASINGHQEVLDLLIISGANIECKDNGGNTPIIIASIKGHQEVVDLLIKAGANIECKDNGGNTPIIIASIKGHQEVVDLLIKAGANIECKDNGGNTPIIIASIKGHQEVVDLLIKAGANIECKDNGGNTPIIIASIKGHQEVVDLLIKAGVNIDCKDKNGDTPIINASIKGHQEVVDLLIKAGANIECKSISGNTSIIIASIKGHQEVVDLLIKAGANIECKDKDGDTPIINASIKGHQEVVDLLIKAGANIECKDKDGDTPIIIASIKGHQEVVDLLIKAGANIECKSISGNTPIIVASINGHQEVVDLLIKAGANIECKDNGGNTPIIIASIKGHQEVVDLLIKVGANIECKDNGGNTPIIIASIKGHQQVVDLLIKAGANIDHANDEGRTPIGCVSIEGHQEVVDLLIKAGVNIDCKDNGGNTPIIIASIKGHQEVVDLLIKAGANIECKDKDGDTPIIIASINGYKEVVDLLIKAGANIDHANDEGRTPIGCVSIEGHQEVVDLLIKAGVNIDCKDKDGNTPIIIASIKGHQEVVDLLIKAGADIECKDNGGNTPIIIASIKGHQEVVDLLIKAGANIECKKISGNTPIIIASIKGHQEVVDLLIKAGANIECKDKDGDTPIIVASTEGHKDVVDLLVKADAIIEVSNYENDTPIVCAAKWGNVEIVDVLLKEGACSRSSSYGSLLNIGATFGRRRVVEDLFRRGMSLEIRDLKGNTPLQNAIIKGHLSVVQLLIRSGADTSTSHPSSESIMHSAASCGHADIVKYLGSSDVRKLLDLPNASGWSPIAKAVSGGHFRTVRQLHQLGADMNCSVNGKGLLHLAAESGCLDIYQYLIIAGLDCKRPNIHGLKAYECFPFQSKLNYQASNRLGHSCEQSLSYVMSRLNEQYATPAYRYKLSELSGVLGLGSVNIIEGGVSETIMGFVREKEVVKGSELCGSSAEGTKVQLPDEMDFLRLVSPYHLSRNEMVDKLHGYKYIKTRTIKSRFLSSKALHEGESQNLESSAKAQESKKSGEILLQAVAGGGCASVPVTIRWPDDKPSKRIVSEHIVTTLPVNDWPDDWQEDWSDSALQKGESESEVTADVCVYQRTGYILSHADARRGLASVPVTIRRLENISSSLLISLDIVPIFHVDDWPDDAIKKTWKMDEDTLRKSGYRLVLKPPHKDSEYGRSLPEEDRERMLRISFSHLEPATIAPLDPRIKDAYITAKCLRSPMACGVVIKDTNGVIHFVSHFLTSYLLKTVFLHNIDDFLETNRSLPEMVYIIYSQLEDYLGKGNLPFYWQPSVNLLEGLKLNIAKSHQVAKLMKAIVGRMSRLERGDENHGDDAREDGPGIEAADDEPDIGCYIVKLE, encoded by the coding sequence ATGGATATCCTAATCATCGCCTCGGCTATAGGAAacaaagaggtggtggatctattgattaaagcgggggcgaatatagaatgtaaagacaatggcgggaatactccaatcatcatcgcctcgattaatggacaccaagaggtgctGGATTTATTGATTATatcgggggcgaatatagaatgtaaagacaatggcgggaatactccaatcatcatcgcctcgattaaaggacaccaagaggtggtggatctattgattaaagcgggggcgaatatagaatgtaaagacaatggcgggaatactccaatcatcatcgcctcgattaaaggacaccaagaggtggtggatctattgattaaagcgggggcgaatatagaatgtaaagacaatggcgggaatactccaatcatcattgcctcgattaaaggacaccaagaggtggtggatctattgattaaagcgggggcgaatatagaatgtaaagacaatggcgggaatactccaatcatcattgcctcgattaaaggacaccaagaggtggtggatctattgattaaagcgggggtgAATATAGATTGTAAAGACAAGAACGgggatactccaatcatcaacgcctcgattaaaggacaccaagaggtggtggatctattgattaaagcgggggcgaatatagaatgtaaaagcATTAGCGGGAATACttcaatcatcatcgcctcgattaaaggacaccaagaggtggtggatctattgattaaagcgggggcgaatatagaatgtaaagacaaggacggggatactccaatcatcaacgcctcgattaaaggacaccaagaggtggtggatctattgattaaagcgggggcgaatatagaatgtaaagacaaggacggggatactccaatcatcatcgcctcgattaaaggacaccaagaggtggtggatctattgattaaagcgggggcgaatatagaatgtaaaagcATTAGCGGGAATACACCAATCATCGttgcctcgattaatggacaccaagaggtggtggatctattgattaaagcgggggcgaatatagaatgtaaagacaatggcgggaatactccaatcatcattgcctcgattaaaggacaccaagaggtggtggatctattgattaaagtgggggcgaatatagaatgtaaagacaatggcgggaatactccaatcatcattgcctcgattaaaggacaccaacaggtggtggatctattgattaaagcgggggcgaatatagatcATGCCAACGATGAGGGAAGAACTCCTATAGGGTGTGTATCGATTGAAGGACatcaagaggtggtggatctattgattaaagcgggggtgAATATAgattgtaaagacaatggcgggaatactccaatcatcatcgcctcgattaaaggacaccaagaggtggtggatctattgattaaagcgggggcgaatatagaatgtaaagacaaggacggggatactccaatcatcattgcctcgattaatggatacaaagaggtggtggatctattgattaaagcgggggcgaatatagatcATGCCAACGATGAGGGAAGAACTCCTATAGGGTGTGTATCGATTGAAGGACatcaagaggtggtggatctattgattaaagcgggggtgAATATAGATTGTAAAGACAAggacgggaatactccaatcatcatcgcctcgattaaaggacaccaagaggtggtggatctattgattaaagcgggggcggatatagaatgtaaagacaatggcgggaatactccaatcatcatcgcctcgattaaaggacaccaagaggtggtggatctattgattaaagcgggggcgaatatagaatgtaaaaaaattagcgggaatactccaatcatcatcgcctcgataaaaggacaccaagaggtggtggatctattgattaaagcgggggcgaatatagaatgtaaagacaaggaCGGGGATACTCCAATCATCGTCGCCTCGACTGAAGGACATAAGGATGTGGTGGATCTATTAGTTAAAGCGGATGCAATTATTGAAGTCAGTAACTATGAAAACGACACTCCGATAGTTTGCGCAGCTAAATGGggtaatgttgaaattgttGACGTTTTGTTGAAAGAAGGTGCTTGTTCCAGAAGTTCTAGTTATGGATCGCTATTAAATATTGGTGCAACGTTTGGTCGACGACGGGTCGTTGAAGATCTTTTTAGACGCGGGATGTCATTAGAAATCCGTGACTTGAAAGGAAACACCCCACTTCAAAATGCTATCATAAAGGGTCATCTCTCAGTGGTCCAACTCCTAATAAGGAGTGGAGCAGATACATCCACATCACACCCTTCGTCAGAGAGTATTATGCATTCTGCTGCTTCGTGTGGCCATGCCGATATCGTGAAATACTTGGGAAGCAGTGATGTACGGAAGTTATTGGATTTGCCCAATGCCAGTGGGTGGTCGCCTATTGCCAAGGCAGTTTCAGGTGGTCATTTTCGGACAGTTAGACAACTTCATCAGCTTGGAGCTGACATGAACTGCAGCGTAAATGGAAAAGGACTGCTTCATCTAGCAGCTGAGTCCGGTTGCCTAgatatctatcaatatcttatcaTCGCTGGGCTTGACTGCAAACGACCCAACATCCATGGATTGAAGGCTTATGAATGCTTCCCCTTTCAATCAAAACTTAATTATCAAGCAAGCAACCGATTAGGACATTCCTGCGAACAAAGTCTCTCTTACGTCATGTCGCGATTAAATGAGCAATATGCTACACCCGCGTATAGATACAAACTTTCAGAACTATCGGGTGTACTGGGACTAGGCAGCGTGAATATTATCGAGGGTGGTGTTTCAGAAACTATCATGGGGTTTGTAAGGGAGAAGGAGGTTGTTAAGGGTTCAGAGTTATGCGGAAGTTCGGCTGAGGGCACGAAGGTTCAGCTGCCTGATGAAATGGACTTCCTTAGATTGGTATCTCCATATCATCTCTCTCGAAACGAAATGGTTGATAAATTACATGGATATAAGTATATAAAAACTAGAACAATTAAGAGCAGGTTTTTATCAAGTAAAGCACTCCATGAGGGTGAAAGCCAAAACCTAGAATCTAGCGCAAAAGCCCAAGAGTCTAAAAAAAGCGGAGAAATCCTTTTGCAGGCAGTTGCTGGAGGAGGCTGTGCCAGTGTTCCTGTGACTATCAGATGGCCCGATGATAAACCTTCAAAACGCATTGTCTCAGAGCATATAGTAACAACCTTACCTGTAAATGATTGGCCCGATGATTGGCAAGAGGATTGGTCCGATTCTGCACTACAGAAAGGAGAATCTGAAAGTGAGGTAACGGCGGACGTTTGTGTTTATCAACGGACCGGATACATCTTATCTCACGCTGATGCTAGAAGAGGATTGGCCAGTGTTCCTGTGACTATCAGAAGGCTTGAAAATATATCATCCAGTCTCCTTATCTCTTTGGATATAGTACCGATATTTCATGTTGATGATTGGCCAGACGATGCTATCAAGAAGACCTGGAAGATGGACGAGGACACCTTGAGGAAGAGTGGGTATAGGCTGGTCCTCAAACCGCCACACAAGGACAGTGAGTACGGACGGTCGCTACCCGAGGAAGACAGAGAAAGAATGTTGCGGATCTCCTTCTCTCATCTAGAACCTGCCACAATCGCACCTTTGGATCCAAGAATCAAAGACGCATACATCACAGCAAAGTGTCTGAGGTCACCTATGGCATGTGGCGTTGTGATTAAAGACACGAACGGCGTCATACATTTCGTCAGTCACTTCCTTACGAGCTACCTCCTGAAGACAGTCTTCCTTCATAACATAGACGACTTCCTTGAGACAAACAGGAGCCTGCCAGAGATGGTCTACATCATCTACAGCCAACTTGAGGATTACCTCGGCAAGGGCAACCTACCGTTCTACTGGCAGCCCAGCGTCAATCTGCTGGAAGGCTTGAAACTCAACATAGCCAAGTCTCATCAAGTCGCCAAGCTGATGAAGGCAATCGTTGGTAGGATGTCCCGCCTGGAGCGTGGTGATGAGAACCATGGTGACGACGCGAGGGAAGATGGGCCAGGCATTGAAGCCGCTGATGACGAGCCTGACATAGGTTGTTACATCGTCAAATTAGAATAG